One stretch of Thalassophryne amazonica chromosome 19, fThaAma1.1, whole genome shotgun sequence DNA includes these proteins:
- the stx11a gene encoding syntaxin-11a: MKDRLIELQNFSKSAENDDRSRETGTAEEENAVQQAVTFEGEDVMDVIYKEAQAIRKEMTMLKLSVKRLGKQNTRFLTSVRRISSIKRDSNALGRDIKARGEAIYTRLEALGRQNKKIEEEHGPCSAVARMARSQYVSLTGTFHEVMSEYNNAEMVQRENCKTRIQRQAEIMSQEVTREQIDEMIETGKWNIFSDNLLLEGKTSRSALSEIENRHKELLELESRIRDIQELFFQMALLVEQQGCMIDNIEANVVATQDYVVKASEQITQAVRYKKDNPCKKLFCCCFPCCN; this comes from the coding sequence ATGAAGGACAGACTGATTGAACTGCAGAACTTCTCAAAGTCTGCAGAGAATGACGACAGGTCGAGAGAAACTGGCACAGCAGAGGAGGAAAATGCTGTCCAACAGGCCGTCACATTTGAGGGAGAGGATGTGATGGACGTTATCTACAAGGAGGCACAGGCAATAAGGAAAGAGATGACAATGCTCAAACTCAGTGTGAAACGTCTGGGGAAGCAGAACACCAGGTTCCTCACATCTGTCAGGAGGATAAGCAGTATCAAACGAGACTCCAACGCTCTTGGACGTGATATCAAGGCCAGAGGGGAGGCCATTTACACACGCTTGGAGGCGCTGGGGAGACAAAACAAGAAGATAGAGGAGGAACATGGGCCCTGCTCTGCTGTGGCACGCATGGCACGCTCACAGTATGTGTCCCTGACTGGCACCTTCCACGAAGTCATGTCCGAATACAACAATGCTGAGATGGTCCAGAGGGAAAACTGCAAGACACGCATCCAGAGGCAGGCGGAGATCATGAGTCAAGAGGTCACCAGGGAGCAGATTGATGAGATGATTGAAACCGGGAAGTGGAACATCTTCTCTGACAACCTCCTACTTGAGGGCAAGACCTCCAGATCTGCTCTCAGTGAGATCGAAAACAGGCACAAGGAGTTGTTGGAGCTGGAGAGCCGCATCAGGGACATTCAGGAGCTCTTCTTCCAGATGGCACTGCTGGTGGAGCAGCAGGGCTGCATGATAGACAACATAGAAGCAAACGTGGTGGCGACTCAGGACTATGTTGTCAAGGCCTCAGAACAGATCACACAGGCTGTGAGGTACAAGAAGGACAATCCCTGCAAAAAACTCTTTTGCTGTTGTTTCCCCTGTTGCAATTAA